In one window of Pseudodesulfovibrio sediminis DNA:
- a CDS encoding FecCD family ABC transporter permease → MKKQVIFGVLILVLSGVILLSFTQGRYPLKLVDIWHYLHHILFQSPMADRTANSIKVILFDIRLPRILAAVVVGAALSVSGTTFQAMFINPLVSPGILGVLAGASFGAALGMLLSSDWAVVQFSAFSFGMIAVGLAVLLSQLYKGDRLLLLILCGVISGALFTALLSIIKYLADPYDQLPAIVYWLMGGFSMINLHTISSLAPGILVGIVVIIAFANKLNLLTMGDEEARSLGVRVRTIRLMFIVAATLISSLTVVIGGIIGWVGLVIPHMSRMIVGPDNRFLLPCSALIGALFLLVVDNVSRQMFTVEIPLGILTSLLGIPAFVCVLRGARKGWS, encoded by the coding sequence ATGAAAAAACAAGTGATATTCGGCGTATTGATTCTGGTTCTATCAGGAGTGATCCTGCTCTCCTTTACGCAGGGGCGCTATCCGTTGAAACTGGTTGATATCTGGCACTATCTGCACCATATTCTGTTTCAATCTCCAATGGCGGACAGAACCGCCAACAGTATCAAAGTCATATTGTTTGACATTCGTCTGCCGCGGATCCTTGCGGCTGTGGTCGTCGGCGCGGCACTGTCGGTTTCCGGCACCACCTTTCAGGCCATGTTCATCAACCCTCTGGTGTCCCCTGGGATATTGGGTGTGTTGGCGGGCGCTTCCTTTGGTGCCGCTCTGGGCATGCTGCTTTCCTCTGATTGGGCCGTGGTGCAGTTCAGCGCTTTTTCCTTTGGAATGATTGCCGTGGGATTGGCTGTGTTGCTCTCCCAGCTGTATAAAGGCGACCGGCTTCTTCTGCTTATCCTCTGCGGCGTGATCAGTGGTGCGCTGTTTACGGCACTGCTTTCAATAATAAAATATCTGGCAGATCCGTACGATCAGCTTCCTGCCATTGTGTATTGGCTCATGGGCGGCTTTTCCATGATCAATTTGCACACCATCAGCAGCCTGGCTCCGGGCATTCTTGTTGGCATTGTGGTGATTATCGCTTTCGCCAACAAGCTCAATCTTCTCACCATGGGCGATGAAGAGGCACGGTCGCTTGGTGTGCGTGTGCGCACCATACGGTTGATGTTTATTGTCGCTGCCACCCTGATCAGCAGCCTGACCGTCGTCATTGGCGGGATCATTGGCTGGGTCGGTCTTGTCATTCCCCATATGAGCCGCATGATTGTCGGGCCGGATAATCGGTTCCTTTTGCCATGCAGCGCACTCATCGGCGCGCTGTTTTTGCTTGTTGTGGACAATGTGTCACGGCAGATGTTCACCGTTGAAATACCGTTGGGAATTCTCACCTCGCTTCTGGGCATTCCGGCTTTTGTCTGTGTGCTTCGGGGAGCGCGAAAAGGATGGAGTTGA
- a CDS encoding 4Fe-4S dicluster domain-containing protein, with the protein MNGKSFLVDLTRCTACRGCQVACKQWKKLPAEKTTNWGSYQNPKDLSADTIRLVRFSEVVVEGKLHWVFFPEQCRHCVEAPCSTVPDNPGAILHDKETGAVVYTELTAKEDGESIRGSCPYDIPRVNPETGVVTKCDMCIDRVRAGKLPACVQACPTGTMNFGDREDMLKLAEERLAAVQERHPQAMLVDPEETRVIYLAAIAPESYYPFLEADASDVLPDSMTRKQLLAKLGAPIRNMRS; encoded by the coding sequence ATGAACGGTAAATCATTCCTCGTTGACCTGACCCGTTGCACGGCATGTCGCGGCTGTCAGGTCGCCTGCAAGCAATGGAAGAAGCTCCCGGCAGAGAAAACAACCAATTGGGGCTCATATCAGAATCCCAAGGATTTATCTGCAGATACGATTCGCCTTGTCCGTTTTTCGGAAGTTGTGGTCGAAGGGAAATTACATTGGGTTTTCTTCCCGGAACAATGTCGCCACTGCGTGGAAGCCCCGTGCTCCACTGTGCCCGACAATCCCGGAGCAATCCTGCATGACAAGGAAACCGGAGCGGTGGTGTATACAGAACTCACTGCCAAGGAAGATGGGGAGTCCATTCGCGGATCATGTCCTTATGACATCCCCAGAGTGAACCCCGAAACCGGCGTTGTGACAAAGTGCGACATGTGCATTGATCGGGTCCGTGCTGGCAAGCTTCCGGCCTGTGTTCAGGCTTGCCCCACCGGCACCATGAACTTCGGTGATCGTGAGGATATGCTCAAGTTGGCAGAAGAACGGCTTGCGGCTGTTCAAGAGAGGCACCCCCAGGCCATGTTGGTGGACCCGGAAGAAACCAGGGTCATCTACCTCGCTGCCATTGCTCCGGAAAGCTATTATCCATTTCTGGAAGCAGATGCGTCCGACGTTCTCCCCGATTCCATGACCAGAAAGCAGCTTCTGGCCAAACTGGGGGCACCCATACGGAATATGCGTTCATAG
- a CDS encoding ABC transporter ATP-binding protein, which yields MDKLRVHNVSFGYNGSQVLRDISFTLENGSILSLLGPNGSGKTTLLKILLGLYPPHSGQIFLDDVPITELTPSQLARKIAYVPQTHRLSFAYSVFDVVLMGRAPHASLFSRYSMEDRDIAMKAMERLSISKLKDRSYTEISGGERQLTLIGRALAQGADTLVMDEPLNGLDYGNQIRLLECIKGLSREGYTFIKTTHFPDHALWISNQAVLMYQGEIVADGPTQSIINEGAISALYKKDIAILDVGSGVRTCMPRSLFEVPSQVTSSPVFQEWS from the coding sequence ATGGATAAACTGCGAGTGCACAATGTGAGCTTCGGATATAATGGAAGCCAGGTGTTGCGAGACATTTCCTTCACGCTGGAAAACGGGAGCATCCTTTCCCTGCTGGGACCGAACGGGAGCGGAAAGACCACGCTGCTCAAGATCCTCCTCGGACTCTACCCTCCGCATTCCGGTCAGATCTTTTTGGATGACGTGCCCATTACGGAGCTGACGCCCAGCCAGTTGGCTCGCAAGATAGCGTATGTGCCGCAGACGCACCGGTTATCCTTTGCATATAGCGTCTTCGACGTTGTGTTGATGGGGCGTGCGCCCCATGCGTCCTTGTTTTCCCGCTACAGCATGGAAGATCGCGATATCGCCATGAAAGCCATGGAGCGGTTGTCCATCTCCAAACTCAAAGACAGAAGCTATACGGAAATCAGCGGCGGGGAACGGCAATTGACATTGATAGGTCGGGCTCTGGCGCAGGGGGCCGACACGCTGGTTATGGATGAACCCCTCAATGGGTTGGACTACGGCAACCAGATCCGACTGCTCGAATGTATCAAGGGGCTTTCCCGTGAGGGGTATACCTTTATCAAAACAACGCATTTCCCAGACCACGCGCTTTGGATTTCCAATCAGGCGGTGCTTATGTACCAAGGGGAAATAGTCGCCGACGGGCCAACGCAATCCATCATAAACGAAGGTGCCATCAGCGCTCTCTATAAAAAAGACATAGCCATTCTCGATGTCGGCAGCGGCGTGCGGACCTGTATGCCACGTTCGCTCTTTGAAGTGCCGTCTCAAGTCACTTCTTCGCCTGTTTTTCAAGAATGGAGTTGA
- a CDS encoding IS3 family transposase (programmed frameshift) yields MKRSRYTEEQIAFALRQAEHGTPVKEVIRKMGISEQTFYRWKKKYGGLGTSELRRLKMLEDENRKLKQMVADLSLDKVMLQDVLSKKLLRPGLRRELVDGLRADYDVSIRQACRIALISRSLYTYQRRTDDQAELRMRICEIAATRVRYGYRRIHVLLRREGWEINHKRVYRLYKEEELLLRSKRPKRIVSAMHREKAVSATRPDEVWSMDFMSDALFDGRRLRLMTVVDNYTRESLAIEAGQGITGEHVTDVLTRIAHGRSLPARIKCDNGPEFTSKALDKWAYEHHVELDFSRPGKPTDNGYIESFNGRFRDECLNVNWFLSLKDAQRKVEAWRQDYNVSRPHSSLGNLTPVEFAIHSGQLPGMDGLERRRELIQART; encoded by the exons GTGAAAAGATCAAGGTACACCGAAGAACAAATCGCCTTTGCTCTGCGCCAAGCCGAGCACGGGACCCCAGTGAAGGAAGTAATCCGCAAAATGGGGATCAGCGAGCAGACCTTCTACCGCTGGAAAAAGAAGTACGGAGGTCTCGGCACCAGCGAGCTTCGCCGCCTGAAAATGCTCGAAGACGAAAACCGCAAACTCAAACAAATGGTAGCGGATCTGAGTCTGGACAAAGTCATGCTTCAGGACGTGCTGTCAAAAAAGCTTT TAAGGCCTGGTCTTCGCAGGGAATTGGTGGATGGCCTTAGAGCCGACTACGATGTGAGCATCCGTCAGGCATGCCGTATCGCGCTCATCTCCCGGTCGCTGTATACTTACCAACGAAGGACCGACGATCAGGCCGAGCTCCGCATGAGAATCTGTGAAATCGCCGCTACCAGGGTCCGTTATGGCTACCGGCGCATCCATGTTTTGCTTCGTCGAGAGGGCTGGGAGATTAACCATAAGCGCGTATATCGCCTCTACAAGGAGGAGGAACTATTACTCCGCAGCAAACGTCCCAAACGCATCGTGAGCGCTATGCACCGTGAAAAGGCAGTAAGCGCAACGCGACCTGACGAGGTGTGGTCTATGGACTTCATGAGCGATGCTCTGTTTGATGGCCGTAGGCTAAGGTTGATGACCGTAGTCGACAACTATACGCGGGAAAGCCTTGCCATTGAGGCTGGACAGGGAATTACGGGTGAACACGTGACCGACGTGCTTACCAGGATAGCCCATGGTCGCTCGCTGCCAGCTCGCATCAAGTGCGACAACGGACCGGAATTCACTTCAAAGGCCTTGGACAAATGGGCCTATGAACACCACGTTGAACTGGACTTTTCCAGGCCGGGAAAGCCTACAGACAACGGATATATTGAATCATTCAACGGTCGCTTCAGGGACGAATGCCTCAATGTGAACTGGTTCTTGTCTCTGAAGGATGCCCAGCGTAAAGTCGAAGCATGGAGGCAGGACTACAATGTGAGTCGGCCTCACTCTTCACTGGGCAACCTGACGCCTGTGGAGTTTGCCATCCATTCCGGGCAATTGCCCGGAATGGATGGGCTGGAAAGACGCCGGGAACTCATACAAGCCCGGACCTAA
- the fdnG gene encoding formate dehydrogenase-N subunit alpha, with protein MKVNRRSFLQLTAATVVSTAFGGLGAECVAKAGEMPDRVAALEPKWSKQTTSVCCYCAVGCGLIVNTDLKTKRAINVEGDPDHPINEGATCAKGASIWQLAENGERPKRPLYRAPYSSEWKEVSWEWALDEIAKRVKKTRDASFTEKNAKGQVVNRCNGLASVGSAAIDNEECWTFQAMLRALGLVYVEHQARICHSSTVAALAESFGRGAMTNHWNDIANSDCILVMGSNAAENHPISFKWVTKAMTNGAKLISVDPRFTRTSSKADLYCQIRAGSDIAVLGGMIKYILDNDLIQKDYVVSHTNAPFIVSDKFSFEDGLFSGYHKNREEADYVGAYDKTQWAFEKGADGLPMKDETLKHPRCVYNLLKEHYARYDVDKVVSVSGIDKANLLEFYKLYSATGKPDKAGTIMYAMGWTQHTVGVQYIRTMAMVQLLLGNIGVAGGGVNALRGESNVQGSTDHCLLWHILPGYLATPNAGLKTYTEYVDAKAKPHLEGAKDPKSAAWWQYYPKYMASFLKAMYPEASLDDAYAWLPKAEDGKTYTWLQLFEAMDKKEFSGFFAWGMNPACGGANAGKNRRAMANLDWMVNVNIFDNETGSFWRGPGMDPKTIKTEVFFLPCAVSIEKEGSITNSGRWMQWRYQGPVPRGESKTDGHILTELFDKIRSLYADQGGAFSEPIAQLSVDKWKAHGEFNAHEVAKLINGYFLKDVTIKGKTYKKGTLVPSFAMLQDDGSTCSGNWLYCNSYTENGNMAARRNSEQTPEQEKIGLFSNWSWCWPVNRRIIYNRASCDNTGTPYAPQKPVVSWNGKKWIGDIPDGGWAPGTKYAFIMKPHGHGHIFGPGRQDGPFPEHYEPMETPFKAHELSDQLNNPTALRFAHETLAVADPKYPYVAITYRVTEHWQTGLMTRHTPWLLEAMPQMFVEMSEELAKKKGIENGEKVMVDSIRGKLWAVAMVTKRMHPLKVMGKTVYQIGLPWCFGWQMPHDGSGGDSANLLTPSVGDPNTGIPETKVFVANVHKM; from the coding sequence ATGAAAGTCAACAGGAGAAGCTTTCTTCAACTGACCGCTGCCACCGTCGTTTCAACGGCGTTCGGTGGGCTTGGGGCTGAATGCGTCGCCAAGGCCGGGGAGATGCCCGACCGCGTGGCCGCCCTTGAACCGAAGTGGAGCAAGCAGACCACTTCAGTATGCTGCTACTGCGCCGTTGGATGTGGCCTGATCGTCAACACCGATCTCAAAACCAAACGGGCCATCAATGTCGAGGGTGATCCCGATCATCCTATCAACGAGGGCGCGACCTGCGCCAAGGGCGCTTCCATATGGCAATTGGCCGAGAACGGCGAGCGGCCGAAACGCCCCTTGTACCGCGCCCCGTATTCTTCGGAATGGAAAGAGGTCTCTTGGGAATGGGCGCTCGACGAAATTGCCAAGCGTGTCAAAAAGACGCGTGATGCCAGCTTCACGGAAAAGAACGCGAAGGGGCAGGTGGTTAACCGTTGTAACGGACTTGCATCCGTCGGTTCCGCCGCCATCGATAACGAAGAATGCTGGACGTTCCAGGCTATGCTTCGCGCGCTTGGGTTGGTCTATGTTGAGCATCAGGCACGCATCTGCCACAGCTCCACCGTGGCGGCTCTGGCCGAGAGCTTTGGCCGCGGCGCCATGACCAACCACTGGAACGACATCGCCAACAGCGACTGTATTCTGGTCATGGGGAGCAACGCGGCCGAGAACCATCCGATCTCGTTCAAGTGGGTGACCAAGGCAATGACAAACGGGGCCAAGTTGATCAGCGTTGACCCGAGATTCACCCGTACTTCCTCCAAAGCTGATCTCTATTGCCAAATCCGGGCGGGCTCCGACATCGCGGTGCTCGGCGGTATGATCAAGTACATACTGGACAACGATCTGATCCAGAAAGACTACGTGGTCAGTCACACCAACGCGCCTTTCATTGTCAGCGACAAGTTCTCGTTCGAAGATGGCCTTTTCAGCGGGTACCATAAAAATCGTGAAGAAGCCGATTATGTCGGGGCTTACGACAAGACCCAGTGGGCTTTTGAGAAGGGCGCCGATGGCCTCCCCATGAAGGACGAAACGCTCAAGCATCCCCGTTGTGTCTACAACCTGCTCAAGGAACACTATGCCCGCTACGATGTGGACAAAGTGGTCAGCGTTTCCGGTATAGACAAGGCCAACCTGCTTGAATTCTACAAACTCTATTCCGCCACGGGCAAGCCGGACAAGGCGGGCACGATCATGTACGCCATGGGCTGGACCCAGCATACCGTCGGCGTCCAGTATATCCGCACCATGGCCATGGTCCAGTTGCTGCTTGGCAACATCGGTGTGGCAGGAGGCGGTGTCAACGCCCTTCGCGGCGAGTCGAACGTTCAGGGGTCCACGGACCACTGTCTGTTGTGGCACATCCTGCCCGGCTATCTGGCCACTCCCAATGCGGGGCTCAAGACATATACGGAGTATGTCGATGCCAAGGCAAAGCCTCATTTGGAAGGCGCCAAAGATCCCAAGAGTGCTGCATGGTGGCAGTATTATCCCAAGTATATGGCGAGCTTCCTCAAGGCCATGTATCCCGAGGCGTCTCTTGATGATGCCTATGCTTGGCTCCCCAAAGCCGAGGACGGCAAGACCTACACCTGGCTTCAGTTGTTCGAGGCAATGGATAAGAAGGAATTCAGCGGTTTCTTTGCCTGGGGCATGAACCCCGCGTGCGGCGGCGCCAATGCCGGGAAGAACAGGAGGGCGATGGCCAATCTGGACTGGATGGTCAACGTCAATATCTTCGACAACGAGACCGGCTCCTTCTGGCGTGGTCCCGGCATGGATCCGAAGACGATCAAAACGGAAGTCTTCTTCCTCCCCTGTGCCGTGTCCATTGAAAAGGAAGGGTCCATCACCAACTCCGGTCGCTGGATGCAGTGGCGCTATCAGGGACCTGTGCCCAGAGGCGAGTCCAAGACGGACGGTCATATTCTGACCGAGCTTTTCGACAAGATCCGGTCGCTTTATGCCGATCAGGGCGGAGCATTCTCCGAGCCGATCGCGCAGCTGTCCGTGGACAAGTGGAAGGCGCACGGCGAGTTCAACGCCCATGAGGTCGCGAAGTTGATCAACGGCTACTTCCTCAAGGATGTGACCATCAAGGGCAAGACCTACAAGAAGGGGACCCTGGTGCCGAGTTTTGCCATGCTGCAGGATGACGGCTCCACCTGTTCCGGCAACTGGCTCTATTGCAACTCATACACTGAGAACGGCAATATGGCTGCCCGCCGTAACAGCGAACAGACCCCCGAGCAGGAAAAAATCGGCTTGTTCTCGAACTGGTCGTGGTGCTGGCCGGTGAACCGCCGGATCATCTATAACCGGGCTTCATGTGACAACACGGGTACTCCTTACGCACCGCAGAAGCCGGTCGTCTCCTGGAACGGTAAAAAGTGGATCGGTGATATTCCCGATGGCGGCTGGGCTCCCGGCACCAAGTATGCCTTCATTATGAAGCCGCACGGTCACGGTCACATCTTCGGCCCCGGTCGTCAGGACGGCCCCTTCCCCGAGCACTATGAGCCAATGGAAACACCGTTCAAGGCGCATGAACTCTCGGATCAGCTCAACAACCCCACGGCGTTGCGGTTTGCTCATGAAACGCTGGCAGTGGCCGATCCCAAGTATCCCTATGTCGCCATCACCTATCGTGTGACCGAGCATTGGCAGACCGGTCTGATGACACGCCACACCCCGTGGCTGCTCGAGGCCATGCCGCAGATGTTCGTTGAAATGAGCGAGGAGTTGGCAAAGAAGAAGGGTATCGAAAATGGCGAAAAGGTCATGGTCGATTCCATCCGGGGCAAACTCTGGGCCGTCGCCATGGTGACCAAGCGAATGCATCCGCTCAAGGTCATGGGTAAAACCGTCTACCAGATCGGGCTGCCGTGGTGCTTCGGCTGGCAGATGCCTCATGATGGCAGTGGTGGTGATTCCGCCAATCTGTTGACCCCGTCCGTTGGTGATCCCAACACTGGTATCCCTGAAACCAAGGTCTTTGTGGCCAACGTCCACAAGATGTAA
- a CDS encoding ABC transporter substrate-binding protein, with amino-acid sequence MFVFATCAQARIIEDMTGREVEIPDTIQTIFPASPPVLYFLYALDSKKIAGLNFQFTAVEKGYLRKDFLELPVIGGWFGQGNTPNLENVMAVNPDFMLVWSWKQTALNQPMEETAEIINLPIVYLQLDTMEEYIRSFRFMGELLGCPERGNALADYTQQVLDGVRPVLQNLPEDEKLWVYYAEGPDGLKTECDQSPHAALIQMAGGRNIQHCVDSSTYGMETVSIEEVLDKNPEVILIRNKQFAEAIYKEKQWSLMRAVQNKRVYSIPAIPFNWFDRPPSFMRILGLQWLTNKLYPERYPKDMVKATREFYKLFLDVDLSDEDINSLLNP; translated from the coding sequence TTGTTTGTTTTCGCTACCTGCGCTCAGGCGCGCATCATAGAGGACATGACCGGCCGAGAGGTGGAAATACCGGATACGATCCAAACGATTTTTCCGGCTTCACCGCCTGTTCTGTACTTCTTGTATGCGCTTGATTCCAAGAAGATCGCGGGGTTGAACTTTCAGTTTACCGCTGTGGAAAAAGGATATCTTCGCAAAGACTTCCTTGAGCTGCCCGTCATTGGCGGATGGTTTGGCCAGGGGAATACACCCAACCTGGAAAACGTGATGGCCGTGAACCCGGACTTCATGCTTGTCTGGTCCTGGAAACAGACCGCCCTCAATCAACCCATGGAGGAGACCGCAGAGATAATCAACCTGCCTATCGTGTATCTGCAGTTGGACACCATGGAAGAGTATATTCGTTCTTTTCGATTTATGGGCGAACTGCTTGGCTGCCCTGAACGGGGAAATGCTTTGGCCGACTATACGCAGCAGGTGCTGGATGGTGTGCGTCCGGTTTTGCAGAATTTGCCGGAAGACGAAAAACTGTGGGTGTATTACGCGGAAGGTCCGGACGGACTCAAAACCGAATGCGATCAATCCCCGCATGCCGCTTTGATTCAAATGGCTGGTGGCCGGAATATTCAGCACTGTGTGGACAGCTCAACCTATGGCATGGAAACGGTCTCCATCGAAGAGGTCCTGGATAAGAATCCTGAAGTTATTCTCATTCGCAACAAACAATTCGCGGAGGCAATATATAAGGAAAAACAGTGGAGCTTGATGCGCGCCGTGCAGAATAAACGTGTCTATTCCATTCCGGCCATTCCCTTCAACTGGTTCGACCGCCCTCCATCCTTCATGCGTATTCTCGGCCTGCAATGGTTGACGAACAAGCTTTATCCGGAACGGTATCCAAAAGATATGGTGAAGGCCACGCGTGAGTTCTACAAGCTGTTTCTGGATGTGGATCTGTCAGATGAAGACATTAATAGCCTATTGAATCCATGA
- a CDS encoding ExbD/TolR family protein, translating into MKFERRKRYSALLDIAPLVDVIFLLLLFFMLTSRMVSAPAIVIDLPQSRTAEVQTSSEVIITITDQGELFLGDTPVILDDFVETLRACLQQKDTPVVHLRVDHEVEVGLLVSIVDCVKMSGCASFSIETESE; encoded by the coding sequence ATGAAGTTTGAACGCCGCAAGCGATATTCCGCACTCTTGGACATCGCCCCTCTTGTTGATGTGATTTTTTTGCTGTTGCTTTTTTTCATGCTGACTTCCCGCATGGTCTCAGCCCCGGCGATCGTTATCGACCTTCCCCAATCACGCACCGCTGAAGTGCAGACGTCATCCGAAGTGATCATTACCATCACGGATCAGGGAGAGCTGTTCCTGGGCGATACCCCCGTAATACTCGACGATTTCGTGGAAACGCTCAGAGCGTGCCTGCAACAGAAAGACACCCCGGTAGTCCACCTGCGGGTAGATCATGAAGTAGAGGTAGGGCTACTCGTCAGCATAGTGGACTGCGTAAAAATGAGTGGCTGCGCTTCCTTCAGCATAGAAACGGAATCCGAATGA
- a CDS encoding TonB family protein, whose translation MGASRITSILSHLFSLRNCVLLSVLVHLVIFSFPCKNNTVKAMPGSISMALVSGTGKIGHGKESINVSTRSDKFVTQPKAVQQEKSPAPDNKQQSMVQPERKPAPVVRRASAVSTASQKRPVKKAASAVKTKSKPVVRPRKVVKKKDVHPAAPAKKIHDHEVVAKKNQPVKAKDADTPEKQVVKTGQNAASNTGQEVANADQGIHAQSSRSAGGSTSEGPLHARIGSLFGPKITRWVRPKYPRKARAMGQTGLVVLRITIDSLGSPVQVEVVQKAGSGFDEAAVTAVKKSSFSPATHKGDPVACIALLPVHFTLKGN comes from the coding sequence GTGGGCGCGTCACGTATTACGTCGATCCTTTCGCACCTCTTTTCATTGCGAAATTGCGTGCTGTTGTCAGTGCTGGTGCATCTGGTCATTTTTAGTTTTCCCTGTAAAAACAACACGGTTAAGGCTATGCCGGGCAGCATCAGCATGGCCCTTGTCTCTGGAACGGGCAAAATTGGGCACGGCAAGGAATCGATCAATGTGTCCACCCGTTCCGACAAGTTCGTTACGCAGCCTAAGGCAGTGCAACAGGAAAAAAGCCCTGCGCCCGACAATAAACAGCAATCGATGGTACAGCCTGAGCGCAAACCGGCGCCTGTAGTGCGCCGGGCTTCCGCTGTTTCCACCGCCTCTCAAAAACGCCCCGTAAAAAAGGCCGCCTCTGCGGTAAAGACCAAGTCCAAGCCCGTGGTACGCCCTCGAAAAGTCGTCAAGAAAAAGGACGTTCATCCGGCTGCGCCTGCTAAAAAGATCCACGACCACGAGGTGGTTGCCAAAAAAAACCAACCGGTAAAGGCGAAAGACGCGGATACGCCAGAAAAACAGGTCGTGAAAACAGGGCAAAACGCAGCATCAAATACAGGGCAGGAGGTCGCCAATGCCGATCAAGGCATACACGCCCAATCGTCACGGTCCGCTGGTGGCAGCACTTCGGAAGGGCCTTTACACGCCCGAATCGGCTCGTTGTTCGGTCCGAAAATAACGCGTTGGGTGCGGCCCAAATACCCGCGCAAAGCCAGGGCCATGGGGCAGACCGGCTTGGTTGTGCTGCGCATCACCATTGATTCACTCGGAAGTCCGGTACAGGTGGAAGTCGTGCAAAAGGCCGGGTCAGGGTTTGATGAAGCCGCTGTCACTGCCGTGAAGAAATCCTCATTTTCTCCGGCCACGCATAAAGGCGATCCGGTGGCCTGCATTGCATTGCTCCCAGTCCATTTTACTCTCAAAGGAAATTAA
- a CDS encoding MotA/TolQ/ExbB proton channel family protein, with protein sequence MLDMFAKGGLLMWPIVFCSVVALAIMMSKAVQFGFVSRTVHLTPQQVFSRHPELLSPILDAVDNGKAEDEIASVGTLLVRQLERGLGTLSLISAICPLLGLTGTVIGMIQTFQVIASSGSAVNPGMLASGIWEALITTAAGLLVAIPVHVAHHYLDGRMGEIVYTLQQLVSKLIAVRANEV encoded by the coding sequence ATGTTGGATATGTTTGCGAAGGGTGGCCTGCTCATGTGGCCTATTGTATTCTGTTCTGTTGTCGCTTTGGCAATCATGATGAGCAAGGCCGTTCAATTCGGTTTTGTGTCGAGGACCGTGCACCTTACTCCGCAACAGGTGTTTTCAAGGCATCCCGAGCTGCTGTCGCCGATTCTGGACGCTGTGGATAACGGTAAAGCCGAAGATGAGATTGCGTCCGTGGGAACCCTGCTCGTACGACAGCTGGAGCGAGGACTCGGGACACTGTCCCTGATTTCCGCCATCTGTCCGCTTCTGGGGCTTACCGGGACGGTTATTGGCATGATTCAGACTTTTCAGGTCATCGCCTCTTCAGGAAGCGCCGTGAACCCCGGAATGCTCGCCTCGGGTATCTGGGAGGCGCTCATTACAACGGCGGCAGGGCTTCTGGTCGCTATTCCCGTGCATGTGGCACACCACTACCTGGATGGCCGCATGGGGGAAATAGTCTATACCTTACAGCAGTTGGTTTCCAAACTCATTGCGGTGCGAGCCAATGAAGTTTGA